Proteins from one Aminivibrio sp. genomic window:
- a CDS encoding thioredoxin family protein — translation MKIQILGTGCPKCKKLTELADQAAKELSLDYVIEKVTEIPRIMEFGVMTTPALAVDGRVLSAGHVPSYDKVKELLEKAKG, via the coding sequence ATGAAAATCCAGATTCTGGGCACAGGATGCCCCAAGTGCAAGAAGCTCACTGAACTTGCCGACCAGGCAGCGAAGGAGCTTTCCCTGGACTATGTCATCGAAAAGGTGACCGAGATCCCCCGCATCATGGAATTCGGCGTCATGACCACTCCGGCTCTTGCCGTGGACGGCAGGGTTCTTTCTGCAGGCCATGTGCCTTCCTATGACAAAGTGAAAGAACTCCTGGAGAAGGCGAAGGGGTAA
- a CDS encoding DUF169 domain-containing protein — protein sequence MELNEIRSMGISLRHDLGLASFPVGVSFLRQKESSEGEVLENHRYCQALMVARRGKTVLLDGQGISCPAAARAFGFSNLPEKLASGEGLVGFGIVGCSETGKKMFENMPRFEGRSLYAVELAPLERVSRIPDVVVVEDEVERLMWIALADLNIKGGERVGSSTAVLQATCVDSTILPYFEKRLNLSFGCYGCRDATDILPGESVLGFPAEMLPGITGEIQRLSRKAMPASRGKNAYAQLRKMEERSI from the coding sequence ATGGAACTGAATGAGATAAGATCAATGGGGATTTCTCTGCGGCATGACCTTGGACTTGCTTCCTTCCCGGTAGGGGTTTCGTTTCTTCGGCAAAAGGAATCATCGGAAGGTGAAGTGCTTGAGAATCACCGATACTGTCAGGCTCTCATGGTGGCGCGACGGGGGAAAACGGTGCTTCTCGACGGACAGGGTATTTCTTGCCCTGCGGCTGCAAGGGCGTTCGGTTTTTCAAATCTGCCGGAAAAACTGGCTTCCGGAGAAGGGCTGGTCGGGTTCGGGATAGTGGGCTGTTCTGAAACAGGCAAAAAAATGTTTGAGAATATGCCTCGTTTTGAGGGAAGATCACTGTATGCCGTCGAGCTTGCCCCGCTGGAAAGAGTGTCGCGTATTCCTGATGTGGTGGTGGTGGAGGATGAGGTGGAACGTCTCATGTGGATAGCTCTTGCCGATTTGAATATCAAGGGCGGGGAGAGGGTCGGTTCCTCTACGGCGGTTCTCCAGGCCACGTGCGTGGACTCCACCATTTTGCCCTATTTTGAGAAACGGCTCAATCTTTCCTTCGGGTGTTATGGATGCCGGGATGCGACCGATATTCTTCCGGGAGAATCAGTACTCGGTTTTCCGGCGGAAATGCTTCCCGGAATAACCGGAGAGATTCAGCGCCTCTCCCGGAAGGCTATGCCTGCTTCGAGAGGGAAGAACGCCTATGCGCAGCTTCGGAAGATGGAAGAACGAAGTATCTGA
- a CDS encoding cation diffusion facilitator family transporter, producing MVGGIMSNSLALLSDAVHNLSDTSSLGISWLARRIAAKERTPSHSFGFKRAEVLASLVNTVALVGIGLFLLVEAGRKFYHPEPVVGGVMLVVAVIGLLGNLFTAWLLHGDSKESLNIRSAYLHIVMDTLSSVGVIAAAILMMLFGWYWLDPLLTLVVSLYVLRESWPLLKTSVHILMQGTPEGIDVKKIIAAVEERNDVIDMHHVHIWTTDGKELFLEAHVTLCDSMKNSTDGMLESISRQIRDVFSISHVTLQIEFGACIGGRCSGND from the coding sequence GTGGTTGGAGGAATTATGTCGAACAGCCTGGCCCTTCTTTCCGATGCGGTTCACAACCTTTCCGATACGTCGTCCCTCGGCATAAGCTGGCTGGCGAGGAGAATAGCCGCAAAGGAACGGACGCCGTCCCATTCCTTCGGATTCAAGAGGGCTGAAGTTCTTGCATCCCTAGTGAATACCGTCGCTCTTGTGGGAATCGGCCTGTTCCTGCTGGTGGAGGCAGGCAGAAAATTCTATCATCCCGAACCGGTTGTCGGAGGGGTCATGCTGGTGGTTGCGGTAATAGGACTCCTGGGCAATCTCTTTACTGCCTGGCTTCTTCACGGCGACTCCAAAGAAAGCCTGAATATCCGTTCGGCGTATCTGCACATCGTTATGGACACACTATCTTCGGTCGGAGTTATCGCCGCGGCCATTCTTATGATGCTGTTCGGGTGGTACTGGCTCGATCCGTTGCTCACACTCGTCGTCTCCCTTTACGTCCTCAGGGAATCCTGGCCGCTCCTGAAAACTTCGGTGCATATCCTCATGCAGGGTACGCCAGAAGGAATAGACGTAAAGAAAATAATCGCAGCGGTGGAAGAGAGAAACGATGTTATAGACATGCACCATGTGCATATCTGGACCACTGACGGAAAAGAGCTGTTTCTCGAAGCCCATGTAACGCTGTGTGATTCCATGAAAAACAGCACTGACGGCATGCTTGAGTCTATCTCCCGCCAAATACGGGACGTTTTTTCGATCTCCCACGTCACGCTGCAAATAGAATTCGGGGCATGCATCGGCGGTCGATGCTCGGGGAACGACTGA
- a CDS encoding permease, with amino-acid sequence MSDRKKFFWIAAFFLTFYFLPEGNERVIAGLTESVAMMADYAREHVLLCLVPAFFIAGAISVFVSQQSVMKYLGAKAKKWIAYSVASVSGTVLAVCSCTVLPLFAGIYMRGAGLGPATAFLYSGPAINVLAIVLTARVLGLELGIARAVGAVIFSVVIGLLMAAIFGKEEQARQEGFAELPEEEGGRPLWKTVVYMASMVVFLVFANWAAPKTSSAFWEGVYNLKWVLSGAGLAATVLSAWMWFSRDERQDWYTSTWGYALQVMPLLFGGVLVAGFLLGRPGHEALIPSRYVAMLVGGNSLGANFFASISGAFMYFATLTEVPILQGLLGAGMGKGPALALLLAGPALSLPSMLVINSILGPRKTTTYVALVVILSTAAGMLFGAFAS; translated from the coding sequence ATGAGTGACCGCAAGAAATTTTTCTGGATTGCAGCGTTCTTCCTGACCTTTTACTTCCTCCCCGAGGGGAATGAACGGGTGATCGCGGGTCTTACGGAATCGGTGGCCATGATGGCCGACTACGCCCGCGAACATGTGCTTCTCTGTCTTGTTCCCGCATTTTTCATCGCCGGAGCCATATCAGTGTTCGTGAGCCAACAGTCGGTGATGAAGTATCTGGGGGCAAAGGCGAAGAAATGGATCGCCTACTCCGTGGCCTCCGTCTCCGGGACGGTGCTCGCAGTGTGTTCCTGCACCGTGCTGCCACTCTTCGCAGGAATTTACATGCGGGGCGCCGGACTCGGCCCGGCGACGGCGTTTCTTTACTCCGGACCCGCCATCAATGTTCTTGCCATTGTCCTCACCGCCCGGGTGCTCGGCCTGGAGCTGGGCATCGCCAGGGCTGTGGGTGCGGTAATCTTCAGCGTGGTGATCGGCCTTCTCATGGCGGCCATCTTCGGCAAAGAGGAACAGGCCCGCCAGGAAGGGTTCGCCGAGCTCCCGGAGGAAGAGGGCGGTCGTCCTCTGTGGAAGACGGTTGTGTACATGGCGAGCATGGTGGTTTTTCTCGTCTTCGCAAACTGGGCGGCTCCGAAGACCTCCAGCGCATTCTGGGAAGGGGTTTACAACCTGAAGTGGGTGCTCTCAGGGGCAGGACTTGCCGCCACGGTGCTGTCAGCCTGGATGTGGTTCAGCCGAGACGAGCGGCAGGACTGGTACACCTCAACATGGGGATACGCCCTCCAGGTTATGCCCCTTCTTTTCGGCGGCGTTCTTGTGGCGGGCTTCCTCCTGGGCCGCCCCGGTCACGAGGCCCTCATCCCGAGCCGCTACGTGGCCATGCTCGTGGGAGGGAACTCCCTCGGGGCAAACTTCTTTGCCTCCATTTCCGGTGCGTTCATGTACTTCGCCACTCTCACCGAAGTGCCCATACTCCAGGGGCTTCTCGGCGCCGGCATGGGAAAGGGGCCTGCCCTGGCCCTGCTGCTTGCCGGTCCGGCCCTGTCCCTGCCAAGCATGCTCGTGATCAACAGTATACTCGGCCCCAGGAAGACGACGACGTATGTCGCGCTCGTGGTGATCCTTTCTACAGCTGCGGGCATGCTGTTCGGAGCATTCGCTTCGTGA